DNA sequence from the Methanococcus maripaludis genome:
TAATAAATACGAGCAATGTGGTTTTGGATGGTGATAACCACCATATTATTTGTAATAATGGTTCTGAAGAGACATATGGTGTTGATATTTATCCAGATGGCCACCCAATAGAAAACATCACGATAAAAAATGCAGTATTCAAAAACTGGACTAGTGCAATATACTCTGATGATGACAGTAAAAATGTAACAATCAGAAACTGTGAATTTGAGAACAATACTTACTTTTTAGATTCGTATGGCATAGAAATATATTTCTACTTAAATACAATTCATGAAAACCAGTCTGCTGAATCATACGCTCCATTAGCATCACCAAAACTGGTTTACACTTACGGTGGAACTGAATACACTTACCGGCTTGGAAACTATTATTACGGCTATGAAGGAACAGATACTGAAGATGAAGGAGTTTACTCTGGAGTTTATGAACTCGATAGTACAACTGACCTTTACGCATTAATTAAAACTCCTGAAAACTACATAATCACTGAAACGTTATATCCTGAAGTAGATTCTGAATACGGCGGCGCATTAATTGCAGATATTTTCGCATTAACTAATGATCCTGAAAATTATGTAATTACCGATGCACCAGTAACAACCACTACAACAAGATCATCTGGTAGTAGTGGTGGAAGAAGCTATGACTCAGATATTTCAGATGAAATAGACTCAAAAGTTATTAAAAACTTCGTTTCGAGTGCAGCAGTGATCTTTGGAAATGAAATCGATCAGCAATATGCTGAAGAATTAAGAGAAAGAATACAAAACGCAGAAAACTACAAAATTTCTGGAAATGCAGTAATTGTCGGTGGACCGTTATCAAACGGCTTTGCCAGAGAATACAACGATCAGTTTGAAATGCCAATTTCAAACGATTACCCTGGAGAAAACAAAGGGGTTATTCAGGTATTAAAAATACAAGATAACTCTGGAAAAATCGTTAAAAGCTACACAATTGTATATATTGCAGGTTCCGATAGATTGGGAACACAAGCTGCTTTAGAATACTTTAAAACTTTGGATGAGTTGCCAGAAGGACCAATCATGGTCGAATGGACAGAAAATGGACATAAAGTTGTTGAATAACTTATTAAAAAAAATAAAATTTCTTTTTTTCTGATTTTTAAATTGAATTTAAAAAAGTAGTATTATTATTTTAAAAATTTAACAAACTGTGAATTTTTTAAAAATTTTTTAAAATAAAAGTGTTAAAAATAATTACATTTTATTTAGAAATTACGTGTTAAATGTTTCAGAATACGATTCTATATGTTCAAAATTATCCCCGTAGAGAATAATTTGGAGTTGGGAATATTCATTTCTGGGGATGTTTAAAAATACGTCTGCATACCCCAAAGAACCTTCTTCGTAATCATTTAATTCAAGAGTGGTCTGGTCCCATACATACTCAGGATCATTTAAATTTAATGCTGCTGCATATAATTTTGGATTTTTCGCAGTTCCTGTGCCAATATTTACAATATCTACATGTATATTATAGCATACATAATTTGAATCATAACTACATACCTCTGCATCCCACGATAGATCCATGTTTGGGATTTGGACCATCGGGTGAATCGTAGCAGGCTCGAATTCGTATTCTTTGGGAATTTCCCCAATTTTCCAGCCAGTTCCGGTAGTTTCTACATAGAAATATTTTTTTTCATTATATTCATAGTACGTTCCCTGAACACTGTTATCACCGCTAACACCAACTGCCATGTGGCCAGGAAGCTCGATTAATACGACACCAAATCCGAGTTCATGGAGTAATGCAGCAGTTAATATTGCGGTATCCTCGCAATCGCCCCCATTATCAATTAAAGTTTCTAAGGGATATCTTGGATATTCGTCATAACCTGTCGTAACTTTATCTGAGGTATATTCCAAAGACTGTACAAATGCCAAGATAAATTCTACCATCTGGCTTTTTGAATATCCCCTCTGGTTTGAAACTTCCTCAAATGAGTTAATCATTGATTTTAAACAGTGTCTATCGTAATCTGATAATGCGTACTGTTCGTAACCGCTGGCTCTTGGTTTACTTTTATAGTATAGGTAAAGGTCTTCTGGGATAGATAACGACCAATCCCAGTTTAAACCACCGTACTCCCAGGAATATTCTTCATTAATATACATTAAATCATTGGCTAGGTCATAATTATA
Encoded proteins:
- a CDS encoding right-handed parallel beta-helix repeat-containing protein; amino-acid sequence: MKRLLILAIIALSMLVSVSAEMDYNNSDYYGVINEPGTYVLSEDIISPKWGGILINTSNVVLDGDNHHIICNNGSEETYGVDIYPDGHPIENITIKNAVFKNWTSAIYSDDDSKNVTIRNCEFENNTYFLDSYGIEIYFYLNTIHENQSAESYAPLASPKLVYTYGGTEYTYRLGNYYYGYEGTDTEDEGVYSGVYELDSTTDLYALIKTPENYIITETLYPEVDSEYGGALIADIFALTNDPENYVITDAPVTTTTTRSSGSSGGRSYDSDISDEIDSKVIKNFVSSAAVIFGNEIDQQYAEELRERIQNAENYKISGNAVIVGGPLSNGFAREYNDQFEMPISNDYPGENKGVIQVLKIQDNSGKIVKSYTIVYIAGSDRLGTQAALEYFKTLDELPEGPIMVEWTENGHKVVE
- a CDS encoding transglutaminase-like domain-containing protein yields the protein MKYLKITVLALLLIVSFSGCADFSETALENAEAIFEEGEEKETINYNYSLDCFENETTNYNYDLANDLMYINEEYSWEYGGLNWDWSLSIPEDLYLYYKSKPRASGYEQYALSDYDRHCLKSMINSFEEVSNQRGYSKSQMVEFILAFVQSLEYTSDKVTTGYDEYPRYPLETLIDNGGDCEDTAILTAALLHELGFGVVLIELPGHMAVGVSGDNSVQGTYYEYNEKKYFYVETTGTGWKIGEIPKEYEFEPATIHPMVQIPNMDLSWDAEVCSYDSNYVCYNIHVDIVNIGTGTAKNPKLYAAALNLNDPEYVWDQTTLELNDYEEGSLGYADVFLNIPRNEYSQLQIILYGDNFEHIESYSETFNT